The following are from one region of the Mesorhizobium sp. B4-1-4 genome:
- a CDS encoding DUF680 domain-containing protein, with protein MKKIALAAVAVLAISGSAFAGSDNYGSNGASQPAATSTDNSYTASIKKSEPAAQTPAHGADRNLFGNN; from the coding sequence ATGAAGAAGATCGCTCTTGCTGCCGTCGCCGTTCTGGCCATTTCCGGCAGCGCTTTCGCCGGCAGTGACAATTATGGTTCGAATGGCGCCAGCCAGCCGGCCGCCACGTCGACGGACAACTCATACACCGCTTCGATCAAGAAGTCCGAACCGGCGGCTCAGACGCCTGCGCACGGTGCCGACCGCAACCTGTTCGGCAACAACTAA